In the genome of Streptomyces sp. NBC_00190, one region contains:
- a CDS encoding DUF47 domain-containing protein, with product MRFRLTPRETSFYDMFAASADNIVTGSKLLMELLGADSSARAEIAERMRAAEHAGDDATHAIFHQLNSSFITPFDREDIYNLASSLDDIMDFMEEAVDLVVLYNVEELPKGVEQQIEVLARAAELTAEAMPHLRTMDNLTEYWIEVNRLENQADQIHRKLLAQLFNGKYDAIEVLKLKQIVDVLEEAADAFEHVANTVETIAVKES from the coding sequence GTGCGATTTCGTCTGACCCCCAGGGAGACGAGCTTCTACGACATGTTCGCCGCATCCGCGGACAACATCGTCACGGGCTCCAAGCTCCTGATGGAACTGCTCGGAGCGGATTCCTCCGCCCGGGCCGAGATCGCGGAGCGGATGCGGGCAGCGGAACACGCGGGGGACGACGCGACCCACGCGATCTTCCACCAGCTGAACTCCTCCTTCATCACGCCGTTCGACCGCGAGGACATCTACAACCTGGCCTCCTCGCTCGACGACATCATGGACTTCATGGAGGAGGCAGTCGACCTGGTCGTCCTCTACAACGTGGAGGAGCTCCCCAAGGGCGTCGAGCAGCAGATCGAGGTGCTGGCGCGCGCGGCCGAGCTGACCGCCGAGGCGATGCCGCACCTGCGGACTATGGACAACCTCACCGAGTACTGGATCGAGGTCAACCGCCTCGAGAACCAGGCCGACCAGATCCACCGCAAGCTGCTCGCCCAGCTCTTCAACGGCAAGTACGACGCCATCGAGGTGCTCAAGCTCAAGCAGATCGTCGACGTGCTCGAAGAGGCGGCCGACGCGTTCGAGCACGTCGCGAACACGGTGGAGACCATCGCGGTCAAGGAGTCCTGA
- a CDS encoding metal-sensitive transcriptional regulator, whose protein sequence is MTTIEAEGSGAVHGYHHQKDEHLKRLRRIEGQIRGLQRLVDEDVYCIDILTQVSASTKALQSFALQLLEEHLRHCVADAAVKGGTEIDAKVEEATKAIARLLRT, encoded by the coding sequence ATGACGACCATCGAAGCGGAGGGCTCCGGAGCCGTCCACGGCTACCACCACCAGAAGGACGAGCACCTCAAGCGGCTGCGCCGGATCGAGGGCCAGATCCGCGGCCTCCAGCGGCTCGTCGACGAGGACGTCTACTGCATCGACATACTCACCCAGGTCTCGGCGAGCACGAAGGCGCTCCAGTCCTTCGCGCTCCAACTGCTGGAAGAACACCTCCGCCACTGCGTCGCCGACGCCGCCGTCAAGGGCGGCACCGAGATCGACGCGAAGGTGGAGGAGGCCACCAAGGCCATCGCCCGCCTCCTGCGCACCTGA
- a CDS encoding inorganic phosphate transporter, translated as MDTFALVVTIGVALGFTYTNGFHDSANAIATSVSTRALTPRAALAMAAVMNLAGAFLGSGVAKTVSSGLIETPTGATGMWILFAALVGAIVWNLITWYFGLPSSSSHALFGGMVGAALAGGTEVIWSGVLDKVVIPMFVSPVVGLVVGYLVMVLILWMFRRSNPHKAKHGFRIAQTVSAAAMALGHGLQDAQKTMGIVVMALVIADVQTSEDAIPVWVKIVCAVMLSLGTYAGGWRIMRTLGRKIIELDPPQGFAAETTGASIMFGSAFLFHAPISTTHVITSAIMGVGATKRVNAVRWGVAKNIVLGWFITMPAAAVVAALCFWVVDLAFV; from the coding sequence GTGGACACCTTTGCTCTGGTCGTGACCATCGGTGTCGCGCTCGGTTTCACATATACGAACGGTTTTCACGACTCGGCGAACGCGATCGCGACGTCCGTCTCGACGCGGGCGCTGACCCCGCGCGCGGCGCTCGCGATGGCCGCCGTGATGAACCTCGCCGGCGCCTTCCTGGGCAGCGGGGTGGCCAAGACGGTCAGCAGCGGCCTGATCGAGACGCCCACGGGCGCCACCGGCATGTGGATCCTCTTCGCGGCGCTGGTCGGCGCGATCGTCTGGAACCTGATCACCTGGTACTTCGGTCTGCCCTCGTCCTCCTCGCACGCGCTGTTCGGCGGCATGGTGGGCGCGGCACTGGCCGGCGGCACGGAGGTGATCTGGTCGGGCGTGCTCGACAAGGTCGTCATCCCGATGTTCGTCTCGCCCGTCGTCGGTCTGGTCGTCGGGTACCTGGTCATGGTCCTCATCCTGTGGATGTTCCGCCGGTCCAACCCGCACAAGGCGAAGCACGGCTTCCGTATCGCGCAGACGGTGTCGGCGGCCGCCATGGCGCTCGGCCACGGCCTCCAGGACGCGCAGAAGACGATGGGCATCGTCGTGATGGCGCTGGTCATCGCCGATGTGCAGACGTCCGAGGACGCGATCCCGGTCTGGGTCAAGATCGTGTGTGCCGTGATGCTGTCGCTGGGTACGTACGCGGGCGGCTGGCGCATCATGCGCACCCTCGGCCGCAAGATCATCGAGCTGGACCCGCCGCAGGGCTTCGCGGCCGAGACCACGGGCGCCTCGATCATGTTCGGTTCGGCGTTCCTCTTCCACGCGCCGATCTCCACCACCCACGTGATCACCTCGGCGATCATGGGTGTGGGCGCCACCAAGCGCGTGAACGCGGTCCGCTGGGGCGTCGCCAAGAACATCGTCCTGGGCTGGTTCATCACGATGCCGGCCGCGGCCGTGGTCGCCGCGCTGTGCTTCTGGGTCGTGGACCTGGCGTTCGTCTAG